In Zingiber officinale cultivar Zhangliang chromosome 3B, Zo_v1.1, whole genome shotgun sequence, a single window of DNA contains:
- the LOC122056642 gene encoding uncharacterized protein LOC122056642, producing the protein MESNKGGLKGFWKRRGYNRVGGGGASRRRRLAIAVLGGGREGDPSRSSCRRRRFWRIKISPRLVLLRLRRAASPRRILARIRDAYVQMMFALSRAVPAGVSYGGDAWGMGFGVPMVKEYDEKVLVEFYKSLIASSAPTAATALAIHR; encoded by the coding sequence ATGGAGTCCAACAAGGGCGGACTCAAGGGATTCTGGAAGCGGCGAGGCTACAACCGGGTCGGCGGAGGCGGTGCTTCCCGCCGCCGTCGCCTCGCCATCGCGGTGCTCGGCGGAGGGAGAGAAGGAGACCCCAGTCGTAGcagctgccgccgccgccgcttctGGCGGATCAAGATCTCCCCTCGTCTCGTCTTGCTGCGCCTCCGCCGGGCGGCCTCCCCCCGCCGCATCCTCGCGCGGATCCGCGACGCCTACGTGCAGATGATGTTCGCGCTCTCCCGCGCGGTCCCCGCCGGCGTCTCCTACGGCGGGGATGCGTGGGGGATGGGCTTCGGGGTACCGATGGTGAAGGAGTACGATGAGAAGGTGCTCGTCGAGTTCTACAAGTCGCTCATCGCCAGCTCGGCGCCCACCGCCGCTACTGCCCTCGCGATCCACCGGTAG